The Gordonia sp. KTR9 genome contains a region encoding:
- a CDS encoding GMC family oxidoreductase N-terminal domain-containing protein, protein MVAMGFDRSTERATDFDVLIVGSGFGGSVSALRLVEKGYRVGVVEAGRRFEDEDFAKTSWRLNRWLWAPKLGLYGIQRIHALKDVMILAGAGVGGGSLNYANTLYKPPTPFFTDPQWNHITDWEDELGPYYDQARRMLGVVTNPTVTASDRVVAEVAAEMGVGDTVTPTPVGVFFGAKTGLAGAPGETVRDPYFGGAGPDRTACTECGACMTGCRVGAKNTLLKNYLGLAERNGATIIDRTTVDSLHQRADGVWEVGTHHSSSWGPLGRRRRTITAGQVILAAGTFNTQRLLHHAKLGSLPRISDAMGRLTRTNSESILGAMGSRIDPENDYSRGVAITSSFYPEPNTHIEPVRYGKGSNAIAYLQTLLTDGGSRRDRFGQFLRQVARNPFLLVRLLVVRQWSERTVIALVMQNNNNSLTTFVRKRGPLRYVTSKQGHGEPNPTWIPKGNEATRRIAAKLNGGVAGGTWGDIVNMPLTAHYLGGCAISDDPDNGVIDPYQRVWNYPTLHIADGASVSANLGVNPSLTICAQAERAAALWPNKGEQDRRPAQGEPYRRIEPITPTSPVVPADAPGALRLPIIPLTPVTAQRIS, encoded by the coding sequence ATGGTCGCCATGGGTTTCGACAGGTCCACCGAACGCGCCACCGACTTCGACGTCCTGATCGTCGGCTCCGGCTTCGGCGGCAGTGTGAGTGCGTTGCGTCTCGTGGAGAAGGGGTATCGCGTCGGCGTCGTCGAGGCGGGTCGTCGTTTCGAGGACGAGGACTTCGCCAAGACCAGCTGGCGCCTCAACCGGTGGTTGTGGGCCCCGAAGCTGGGTCTGTACGGCATTCAGCGCATTCACGCGCTCAAGGACGTGATGATCCTGGCCGGCGCTGGGGTCGGCGGCGGATCGCTCAACTACGCCAACACCCTGTACAAGCCCCCGACACCGTTCTTCACCGATCCCCAGTGGAACCACATCACCGACTGGGAGGACGAGCTCGGTCCGTACTACGACCAGGCGCGCCGGATGCTCGGTGTGGTCACCAACCCGACGGTCACCGCCTCCGACCGCGTGGTCGCCGAAGTCGCCGCCGAGATGGGTGTTGGCGACACGGTGACCCCGACCCCGGTCGGTGTGTTCTTCGGTGCGAAGACGGGTCTGGCCGGGGCGCCCGGTGAGACCGTCCGCGACCCGTATTTCGGCGGTGCGGGCCCGGACCGAACCGCCTGCACCGAATGCGGAGCGTGCATGACCGGGTGCCGGGTGGGCGCCAAGAACACCCTGCTGAAGAACTACCTCGGTCTCGCAGAACGCAACGGCGCCACCATCATCGACCGCACCACGGTGGACTCTCTGCACCAGCGCGCCGACGGTGTCTGGGAGGTGGGCACACATCACTCGTCCTCGTGGGGGCCGCTCGGACGTCGTCGGCGCACGATCACCGCTGGTCAGGTGATCCTGGCGGCCGGCACGTTCAACACCCAACGACTGCTGCACCACGCGAAACTCGGTTCGCTGCCCCGGATCTCGGATGCGATGGGCAGGCTCACGCGGACCAACTCGGAGTCGATCCTGGGTGCGATGGGTTCGCGGATCGACCCGGAGAACGACTACTCGCGCGGTGTCGCGATCACCTCGTCGTTCTATCCCGAGCCGAACACGCACATCGAGCCGGTGCGATATGGCAAGGGCTCCAACGCGATCGCGTACCTGCAGACCCTGCTCACCGACGGGGGGAGCCGGCGTGACCGGTTCGGCCAGTTCCTGCGGCAGGTCGCCCGCAACCCGTTCCTGCTGGTGCGGTTGCTCGTGGTGCGGCAGTGGAGCGAGCGGACCGTGATCGCGCTCGTCATGCAGAACAACAACAATTCGTTGACCACGTTCGTCCGCAAGCGCGGACCGCTGCGGTATGTCACCAGCAAGCAGGGTCACGGCGAGCCCAACCCGACGTGGATTCCCAAGGGCAACGAGGCAACTCGCCGGATCGCGGCGAAACTGAACGGCGGCGTCGCCGGCGGGACCTGGGGTGACATCGTCAACATGCCGCTGACCGCGCACTATCTCGGCGGGTGCGCGATCTCCGACGACCCGGACAACGGCGTCATCGACCCCTACCAGCGCGTGTGGAACTACCCGACGCTGCACATCGCCGACGGTGCGTCGGTGTCGGCGAACCTCGGTGTCAACCCGTCGCTGACGATCTGTGCGCAGGCGGAGCGGGCGGCGGCCCTGTGGCCGAACAAGGGTGAACAGGATCGTCGTCCGGCGCAGGGCGAGCCGTACCGCCGCATCGAGCCGATCACGCCGACGTCGCCGGTGGTCCCAGCCGACGCACCGGGCGCTCTGCGGTTGCCGATCATCCCGCTCACACCGGTCACCGCCCAGCGGATCTCGTAG
- a CDS encoding energy-coupling factor transporter transmembrane component T family protein, with amino-acid sequence MNVLGVYRPGTTVLHRLPAGVKFVAMGVLILVLSLTVRSLTALGIATVGVACVYALGGIGPREAWRQLRPLLWLLLFIFAFQVVFTDWRRAVVVCGVLALSVALAAVVSLTTRTTDMLDTIVRALGPLARLGVRVDLIALALALTIRAIPLMVEVVREVDEARKARGLRPGPRILVAPVVLAALRTADGFADTLTARGLD; translated from the coding sequence GTGAACGTCCTCGGCGTCTACCGCCCAGGCACCACCGTGCTGCACCGCCTGCCGGCGGGCGTCAAGTTCGTCGCGATGGGCGTGCTGATCCTGGTGCTGTCACTGACGGTCCGCTCGCTGACCGCGCTCGGCATCGCCACGGTCGGAGTCGCGTGCGTCTACGCGCTGGGAGGCATCGGACCCCGCGAGGCCTGGCGTCAGTTGCGACCGCTGCTGTGGCTGCTGCTGTTCATCTTCGCCTTCCAGGTCGTCTTCACCGACTGGCGACGGGCGGTGGTCGTCTGCGGCGTGCTCGCACTGTCGGTCGCGCTCGCGGCGGTCGTCTCGCTGACCACCCGCACCACCGACATGCTCGACACGATCGTCCGCGCGCTCGGTCCCCTCGCCCGTCTCGGGGTGCGCGTCGACCTCATCGCCCTCGCACTGGCGTTGACCATCCGGGCGATCCCGCTGATGGTCGAGGTGGTGCGGGAGGTCGACGAAGCGCGCAAGGCGCGCGGGCTGCGGCCGGGTCCGCGCATCCTCGTCGCCCCGGTCGTACTCGCCGCGCTGCGTACCGCCGACGGCTTCGCCGACACGCTGACCGCGCGCGGACTGGACTGA
- a CDS encoding energy-coupling factor ABC transporter ATP-binding protein, translating to MIEFTDVSHAYGDRVVLREVSLTLAERRIGIVGANGSGKSTLARMINALVIPDSGTVTVDGLTVAKNKREIRRRVGFIFSDPDRQIIMPTVREDIELSLRRTDLGKVARADRALEVLARFGLGDHADHPAQRLSGGQKQLLALASIFVTDPAIIVADEPTTLLDLRNTRMLTDVFATLDEQLVVVSHDLDILADFDRVIVVDEGRVVADDEPRPALAAYREMMS from the coding sequence ATGATCGAGTTCACCGACGTCTCCCACGCCTACGGCGACCGCGTCGTCCTGCGCGAGGTCTCACTGACGTTGGCGGAGAGGCGGATCGGCATCGTCGGCGCCAACGGGAGCGGCAAGTCGACGCTGGCGCGGATGATCAACGCCCTCGTCATCCCGGACTCCGGGACCGTCACCGTCGACGGGCTCACCGTCGCGAAGAACAAGCGCGAGATCCGGCGCCGGGTGGGGTTCATCTTCTCCGACCCCGACCGTCAGATCATCATGCCGACCGTCCGCGAGGACATCGAACTGTCGCTCCGCCGAACCGATCTCGGCAAGGTCGCACGCGCCGACCGGGCCCTCGAGGTACTCGCGCGCTTCGGACTCGGCGACCACGCCGACCATCCCGCGCAGCGGCTGTCGGGCGGACAGAAGCAACTCCTCGCCCTGGCCTCGATCTTCGTGACCGACCCCGCGATCATCGTCGCCGACGAGCCCACCACCCTGCTCGACCTGCGCAACACCCGCATGCTCACCGACGTGTTCGCGACACTCGACGAGCAACTAGTCGTCGTCAGTCACGACCTCGACATCCTGGCCGATTTCGACCGCGTCATCGTCGTCGACGAGGGACGTGTCGTCGCCGACGACGAACCCCGACCCGCGCTCGCCGCCTACCGCGAGATGATGTCGTGA
- a CDS encoding biotin transporter BioY — translation MTASPKSPNRWSLSIGDLTQAAVFAALIAALGLPGTINIGTSGVPITLQSLGVILAGAVLGPKKGTLAVIIFMVLAIAGLPILSGGRNGLTALSSPTAGYFIGFLPAVIVIGVLTAIMVSTGSTGGKAGSGKYRVLWGIGINALGGIVVLYACGVLGLLIRTDLTVWAAITTNGPFIPGDIAKVVIAALVAAQVHRGRPGLIEPLRPRRAGSVAG, via the coding sequence ATGACTGCATCGCCGAAATCCCCCAACCGCTGGTCGCTGAGCATCGGCGACCTCACCCAGGCCGCCGTGTTCGCCGCACTGATCGCCGCGCTCGGTCTGCCGGGAACCATCAACATCGGCACCAGCGGTGTGCCCATCACCCTCCAATCGCTCGGGGTCATCCTCGCCGGCGCCGTCCTGGGCCCGAAGAAGGGCACGCTGGCCGTGATCATCTTCATGGTCCTCGCGATCGCCGGGCTCCCGATCCTGTCCGGCGGGCGCAACGGTCTGACCGCGCTGTCGTCCCCGACCGCCGGATACTTCATCGGGTTCCTGCCTGCGGTGATCGTCATCGGCGTGCTGACCGCGATCATGGTTTCGACAGGCTCAACCGGCGGAAAGGCGGGCTCCGGCAAGTACCGCGTGCTGTGGGGCATCGGCATCAACGCGCTCGGCGGCATCGTCGTGCTGTACGCGTGCGGGGTCCTCGGCCTGCTCATCCGCACCGACCTGACCGTGTGGGCGGCGATCACCACCAACGGCCCGTTCATCCCCGGCGACATCGCCAAGGTCGTCATCGCAGCCCTGGTCGCCGCGCAGGTCCACCGCGGCCGCCCCGGTCTCATCGAACCCCTGCGCCCGCGCCGCGCCGGCTCTGTGGCCGGTTGA
- the guaA gene encoding glutamine-hydrolyzing GMP synthase, giving the protein MTDTSSANSSSAEDFLEGPRPVLVVDFGAQYAQLIARRVREARIYSEVISHDVPIEKIQEKDPVAIILSGGPSSVYAEDAPDLDPALFDLDVPVFGICYGFQAMADTLGGEVANTGGREFGRTTLTANGEGVLHQGLSETQPVWMSHNDAVQSAPEGFTVTGSTPGAPVASFENLKRRMAGVQYHPEVLHTPHGQQILTRFLYEIAGLEATWTAANIADALIDAVADQIGDGRAICGLSGGVDSAVAAALVQRAIGDRLTCVFVDHGLLRAGEREQVQHDFVGATGAKLVTVDAADTFLRELSGVSDPETKRKIIGREFIRSFEGAVSEVLGEEAEAGEKVEFLVQGTLYPDVVESGGGSGTANIKSHHNVGGLPDDLEFSLVEPLRLLFKDEVRAVGRELGLPEEIVARQPFPGPGLAIRIVGEVTGDRLETLRKADLIAREELTAAGLDSQIWQCPVVLLADVRSVGVQGDGRTYGHPIVLRPVSSEDAMTADWTRVPYEVLEIISTRITNEVAEVNRVVLDVTSKPPGTIEWE; this is encoded by the coding sequence GTGACAGACACTTCTTCTGCGAACTCGTCCTCTGCCGAGGATTTCCTCGAGGGCCCGCGGCCGGTGCTCGTCGTCGACTTCGGGGCGCAGTACGCGCAGCTGATCGCCCGCCGGGTGCGCGAGGCGCGCATCTACTCCGAGGTGATCTCCCACGACGTCCCGATCGAGAAGATCCAGGAGAAGGACCCGGTCGCGATCATCCTGTCGGGCGGTCCGTCGTCGGTGTACGCCGAGGACGCACCCGACCTCGATCCCGCCCTCTTCGACCTCGACGTCCCGGTGTTCGGCATCTGCTACGGGTTCCAGGCGATGGCGGACACGCTGGGCGGCGAGGTCGCCAACACCGGCGGACGCGAGTTCGGTCGCACGACGCTGACGGCCAACGGCGAAGGCGTGCTCCATCAGGGTCTCTCGGAAACCCAGCCGGTGTGGATGAGCCACAACGACGCCGTCCAGAGCGCGCCCGAGGGATTCACCGTCACCGGATCGACCCCCGGCGCGCCGGTGGCGTCCTTCGAGAACCTGAAGCGCCGCATGGCCGGTGTGCAGTACCACCCCGAGGTGCTGCACACGCCGCACGGCCAGCAGATTCTCACGCGCTTCCTCTACGAGATCGCCGGCCTCGAGGCCACCTGGACCGCCGCCAACATCGCCGATGCCCTGATCGACGCGGTCGCCGATCAGATCGGTGACGGACGGGCCATCTGCGGGCTCTCCGGCGGTGTGGACTCCGCGGTCGCGGCGGCGCTCGTGCAACGGGCCATCGGCGACCGGCTGACATGCGTCTTCGTCGATCACGGGTTGCTGCGTGCGGGTGAGCGCGAGCAGGTGCAGCACGACTTCGTGGGCGCTACCGGCGCCAAACTCGTGACCGTCGACGCCGCGGACACGTTCCTGCGTGAGCTGTCCGGCGTGAGCGACCCCGAGACCAAGCGCAAGATCATCGGCCGGGAGTTCATCCGGTCGTTCGAGGGTGCGGTCAGCGAGGTCCTCGGCGAGGAGGCCGAGGCGGGGGAGAAGGTCGAGTTCCTGGTGCAGGGAACGCTCTATCCCGACGTCGTCGAGTCCGGCGGCGGGAGCGGAACCGCGAACATCAAGAGCCATCACAACGTCGGCGGTCTGCCCGATGACCTCGAGTTCAGCCTGGTCGAACCGCTGCGGCTGCTCTTCAAGGACGAGGTGCGCGCGGTCGGTCGCGAACTGGGACTCCCCGAGGAGATCGTCGCGCGTCAGCCGTTCCCCGGGCCCGGCCTGGCGATCCGGATCGTCGGCGAGGTCACCGGCGACCGTCTGGAGACGTTGCGCAAGGCCGATCTGATCGCACGCGAGGAACTCACCGCCGCCGGACTCGACTCCCAGATCTGGCAGTGCCCGGTGGTGCTGCTCGCCGACGTGCGCAGCGTGGGCGTCCAGGGCGACGGCCGGACCTACGGTCACCCGATCGTCCTGCGCCCGGTGTCGAGCGAGGACGCGATGACGGCCGATTGGACCCGTGTGCCCTACGAGGTGCTGGAGATCATCTCGACCCGCATCACCAACGAGGTGGCCGAGGTCAATCGCGTGGTCCTGGACGTGACGAGCAAACCGCCGGGCACCATCGAGTGGGAATGA
- a CDS encoding PspC domain-containing protein, whose product MIVMDTKQFQQQLQGLWSTRPYRRDDRTIAGVCTGIAARYRVDPTLVKVAFVVAAFFGGSGLILYLAAWVAFPGAGRARADALRAYSSRAGHTASHNSMHGLGNPQVIVLAVLAIVIVTSIGPNRTWGSGGLVGAILMLGGWFLLYLRTPTPPVGTSIDTAAVTDIVVPPPAAGQFERWVPRAMTNPTGGGSVTAPGLQTSGAPMTGTPTTSPTTGDSSAEHPATAAPRVDLEKSAALDATPPAWDPLGAARFAWDLPEPTTPADPAVRRRRRSPLTLIVIGLAIIVGAVGAGLHQMGVDWFTVPHILSLSLAVVGAGLLVAAFIRRRTGEHSTGLVPIAVTLGAAVVVTTVISGVNGLSSPLPPGGAGDREWKPLSEKDIEAEYTLGVGEMTLDLREVDLTADRTVRLETGVGTIKVHVPDTMNVRADCQTGIGDYTCPTGLDGGRDGTDGPVLQIDARTGMGEVQVLR is encoded by the coding sequence ATGATCGTCATGGACACGAAGCAGTTCCAGCAGCAGCTCCAGGGCTTGTGGTCGACCCGCCCGTACCGGCGCGACGATCGGACGATCGCCGGCGTGTGCACCGGCATAGCCGCTCGCTACCGCGTCGACCCGACCCTGGTGAAGGTCGCATTCGTGGTGGCGGCGTTCTTCGGCGGCAGCGGACTCATCCTCTATCTCGCGGCCTGGGTCGCGTTCCCGGGCGCCGGTCGCGCTCGCGCCGACGCGCTCCGCGCATATTCCTCTCGCGCCGGCCACACCGCGTCGCACAACTCGATGCACGGACTGGGCAACCCGCAGGTCATCGTGCTGGCCGTCCTCGCGATCGTCATCGTCACCTCCATCGGGCCCAACCGCACCTGGGGGTCGGGCGGACTCGTCGGCGCGATCCTGATGCTCGGCGGCTGGTTCCTGCTGTACCTGCGGACCCCGACCCCACCGGTCGGCACCAGCATCGACACGGCGGCGGTCACCGACATCGTCGTCCCGCCACCGGCGGCCGGCCAGTTCGAGCGGTGGGTGCCGCGAGCCATGACCAACCCGACCGGCGGTGGGTCCGTCACCGCGCCCGGTCTCCAGACATCAGGAGCGCCCATGACGGGAACACCGACCACATCCCCGACCACCGGGGACTCGTCCGCCGAACACCCGGCCACAGCAGCGCCACGGGTCGACCTCGAGAAGAGCGCAGCACTCGACGCGACCCCGCCGGCGTGGGATCCGCTGGGGGCGGCACGGTTCGCCTGGGACCTGCCCGAGCCGACCACCCCGGCCGACCCCGCCGTCCGCAGGCGCCGGCGCTCACCTCTCACCCTGATCGTGATCGGTCTCGCGATCATCGTGGGCGCCGTCGGCGCGGGCCTGCACCAGATGGGCGTCGACTGGTTCACCGTGCCGCACATCCTGTCGCTCTCCCTCGCCGTCGTCGGCGCGGGACTCCTGGTCGCGGCGTTCATCCGGCGCCGAACCGGCGAGCACAGCACCGGCCTCGTGCCGATCGCGGTCACCCTCGGGGCAGCCGTCGTCGTCACCACCGTGATCTCGGGTGTGAACGGCCTGTCCAGTCCCCTACCGCCCGGCGGAGCCGGCGACCGCGAGTGGAAACCATTGAGCGAGAAAGACATCGAGGCCGAGTACACACTCGGCGTGGGTGAGATGACCCTGGATCTGCGCGAGGTGGACCTCACCGCCGACCGCACGGTGCGACTCGAGACCGGTGTCGGGACGATCAAGGTCCACGTCCCGGACACGATGAACGTACGCGCCGACTGCCAGACCGGCATCGGTGACTACACCTGCCCCACCGGACTCGACGGCGGGCGTGACGGCACCGACGGCCCGGTCCTGCAGATCGATGCCCGCACCGGGATGGGAGAGGTTCAGGTCCTGCGATGA
- a CDS encoding ATP-binding protein — protein sequence MEVEPVPRLVRRDGGRVVAGVAGGIADHLGVEVFRVRIVFVVLAALAGAGVAAYGLLWFFCPQGDDTASPARGERRQSLGLAMIGLVAMAVVGFAASGTPAEYLVPFVFIALGASLVWREFDTSPRAPRTPALTWTRLIGGVALVVGGLVVVVVAGDRSFGGLNSTILAVGATLIGVVLLTVPLWMRLLRTLDEERAARIRNAEREEIASHLHDSVLQTLALIQKKAGRPEEVARLARSQERELRAWLFGDPATERGSLAAALRSVGAEVEDAYGIEVEIITVGDLRPTNTRDARRWAALVGATREALVNAAKHSGERTVDVYGEITDDEVEVYVRDRGVGFDPEIVDDDRQGISRSIRARVERMGGHVRITSSPERGTNVGLMMPRGDGGSIEDRPDAEKSEHAERTTEMTMQAVAPTDNRKAR from the coding sequence ATGGAGGTCGAGCCGGTCCCCAGGCTGGTGCGCCGGGACGGCGGCCGCGTGGTCGCCGGTGTCGCCGGTGGAATCGCCGATCATCTCGGGGTCGAGGTGTTCCGCGTGCGGATCGTCTTCGTGGTCCTGGCCGCGCTGGCCGGTGCCGGGGTCGCCGCCTACGGACTGCTCTGGTTCTTCTGCCCGCAGGGCGATGACACCGCCTCGCCGGCGCGGGGTGAACGCCGGCAATCCCTCGGCCTCGCGATGATCGGGCTGGTGGCGATGGCCGTGGTGGGCTTCGCGGCGTCGGGGACCCCGGCGGAATACCTGGTCCCGTTCGTCTTCATCGCGCTCGGTGCCAGCCTGGTGTGGCGCGAGTTCGACACGTCCCCTCGGGCACCGCGCACCCCGGCGCTCACCTGGACCCGGCTGATCGGTGGGGTCGCGCTCGTTGTCGGGGGACTGGTCGTCGTGGTGGTGGCGGGGGACCGCAGCTTCGGCGGACTCAACTCCACGATCCTCGCGGTCGGGGCGACGCTCATCGGCGTCGTCCTGCTGACCGTGCCGCTGTGGATGCGGTTGCTGCGCACCCTCGACGAGGAGCGCGCCGCCCGGATCCGGAACGCCGAGCGTGAGGAGATCGCGTCGCATCTCCACGACTCGGTCCTGCAGACCCTGGCGCTGATACAGAAGAAGGCCGGCCGGCCCGAGGAGGTGGCGCGGCTGGCCCGGAGCCAGGAACGCGAACTGCGGGCGTGGCTGTTCGGCGACCCGGCGACCGAACGAGGTTCCCTCGCGGCAGCGCTGCGCAGTGTGGGAGCCGAGGTCGAGGACGCCTACGGAATCGAGGTGGAGATCATCACCGTCGGCGATCTGCGCCCCACCAACACCCGGGACGCCAGACGCTGGGCGGCCCTCGTCGGCGCGACCCGTGAAGCGTTGGTCAACGCCGCCAAGCACTCCGGCGAGCGCACGGTGGACGTGTACGGCGAGATCACCGACGACGAGGTGGAGGTGTATGTGCGCGACCGCGGGGTCGGCTTCGACCCCGAGATCGTCGACGACGACCGCCAGGGCATCTCGCGCTCGATCCGCGCGCGTGTGGAACGCATGGGCGGACACGTGCGGATCACCTCGAGTCCCGAACGCGGAACCAACGTCGGTCTCATGATGCCGCGCGGTGACGGCGGTTCGATCGAGGATCGACCGGACGCGGAGAAATCGGAACACGCCGAGCGCACGACCGAGATGACCATGCAGGCAGTGGCCCCGACCGACAACAGGAAGGCACGATGA
- a CDS encoding LuxR C-terminal-related transcriptional regulator produces the protein MTASSTSPDPSGPVTVYLVDDHAVFRSGVRAELADEPGLRVVGEAGAVPEAIDGIVSTAPDVVLLDVHMPAGGGVAVLRGVLDRIASATTASATTASALPASAAPGSTRPGSTRPGSTPPVFLALSVSDAAEDVIATIRAGARGYVTKTIAGPELADAVRRVADGDAVFSPRLAGFVLDSFTGKSSAPEPPLDPELDSLTRRELEVLRLLARGYTYREIAEELFISIKTVETHASNVLRKTQQSNRNALTRWAATRHIG, from the coding sequence ATGACAGCGAGTTCGACGAGTCCCGACCCCTCCGGTCCCGTGACCGTCTACCTGGTCGACGACCATGCGGTCTTCCGCTCCGGGGTCCGTGCCGAACTGGCCGACGAGCCGGGTCTGCGCGTCGTCGGCGAGGCGGGTGCGGTGCCCGAGGCGATCGACGGGATCGTCTCGACGGCTCCGGACGTGGTCCTGCTCGACGTGCACATGCCGGCGGGCGGCGGGGTGGCGGTGCTGCGCGGTGTGCTCGATCGGATCGCCTCGGCCACAACAGCTTCGGCCACAACAGCTTCGGCCTTACCAGCTTCGGCCGCACCGGGTTCGACACGGCCCGGTTCGACACGGCCCGGTTCGACACCGCCGGTGTTCCTCGCGTTGAGTGTGTCCGACGCCGCCGAGGACGTCATCGCGACGATCCGTGCCGGCGCCCGGGGTTACGTGACCAAGACGATCGCCGGGCCTGAACTAGCCGACGCGGTCCGGCGGGTCGCCGACGGCGACGCGGTGTTCAGTCCGCGGCTCGCGGGTTTCGTCCTCGACTCGTTCACCGGGAAGTCGTCGGCCCCCGAACCGCCCCTCGACCCCGAACTCGACTCGCTGACCAGGCGAGAGCTCGAGGTGTTGCGTCTGCTCGCGCGCGGATACACCTATCGCGAGATCGCCGAGGAGCTGTTCATCTCGATCAAGACTGTCGAGACACATGCGTCGAATGTCCTGCGCAAGACCCAGCAGTCCAACCGCAACGCGCTCACGCGGTGGGCGGCCACCCGTCACATCGGTTGA
- a CDS encoding serine/threonine-protein kinase, whose protein sequence is MSTTAGHRHAPGPQYLVAGRYRLKSRIGGGGMGTVWLARDQLLDRDVAVKQVVSTEGLTEESADNVRQRAMREGRIAAKLSHRNAIAMHDVALDRGEPWLVMEYLPSRSVAQILHATQTLTPAEAAQIGAQVADAMVEAHAAGIVHRDIKPGNILIAEGGRHTGLVKITDFGISRAKDDVTLTQTGVITGTPAYFAPEVARGADPQEASDVYSLGATIYTMVEGQPPFGVDDNSIALLHKVARARITPMKNAAELEPVLLRLLEPSPTKRPTMSQARDLLTSFAAGSRGTRDQVLTGLITRPGTGTPVWSQRTNRSSTTGTHRPAAATLPPYAPTMSADRGSRDLPRTRQGMSPTLMSTPQPHSSTSRPPVGQSQPFDRRQPSYNPPPQPPGTSSTALAVSIFVFFAVLAVVVVLAIALLR, encoded by the coding sequence ATGTCGACCACCGCCGGACACCGTCATGCACCAGGTCCCCAGTACCTGGTGGCCGGCCGATACCGCCTGAAGTCGCGGATCGGCGGGGGCGGCATGGGAACCGTGTGGCTCGCACGCGACCAGCTCCTCGACCGCGACGTCGCCGTCAAGCAGGTCGTCTCCACCGAGGGTCTCACCGAGGAATCCGCGGACAACGTGCGTCAGCGGGCGATGCGAGAGGGACGCATCGCCGCGAAGCTCTCCCATCGCAATGCGATCGCCATGCACGATGTCGCGCTCGACCGGGGTGAGCCCTGGCTGGTCATGGAATACCTACCCTCGCGCAGCGTCGCCCAGATCCTCCATGCCACACAGACTCTCACGCCTGCCGAAGCCGCCCAGATCGGCGCTCAGGTGGCCGATGCGATGGTCGAGGCCCACGCCGCGGGGATCGTGCACCGCGACATCAAGCCGGGCAACATCCTGATCGCCGAGGGCGGCCGCCACACGGGACTGGTCAAGATCACCGACTTCGGGATCTCGCGGGCGAAGGACGATGTCACGCTCACCCAGACCGGCGTGATCACCGGGACACCGGCATATTTCGCCCCCGAGGTCGCGCGCGGAGCCGATCCGCAGGAGGCGTCGGACGTGTACTCGCTGGGTGCGACCATCTACACGATGGTCGAGGGTCAGCCGCCGTTCGGTGTCGACGACAATTCGATCGCCCTGCTGCACAAGGTCGCGCGTGCCCGCATCACTCCCATGAAGAACGCCGCCGAACTCGAGCCGGTCCTGCTGCGACTTCTCGAACCCAGTCCCACCAAACGCCCCACGATGAGTCAGGCACGAGACCTGCTCACCTCGTTCGCGGCCGGCTCACGCGGCACCCGCGACCAGGTCCTGACCGGCCTCATCACCCGACCGGGGACGGGAACGCCGGTGTGGTCGCAGCGGACCAACCGGTCCTCGACGACCGGTACACACCGCCCCGCCGCAGCCACCCTGCCGCCGTACGCCCCGACGATGTCCGCCGATCGCGGCTCCCGCGACCTCCCGCGCACTCGTCAGGGCATGTCCCCGACTCTCATGTCGACGCCGCAACCACACTCGTCCACATCGAGACCACCTGTCGGACAGTCACAACCGTTTGATCGGCGACAGCCATCGTACAATCCGCCCCCGCAGCCGCCGGGCACGTCGAGCACCGCACTCGCGGTATCGATCTTCGTCTTCTTCGCGGTACTCGCGGTCGTCGTCGTCCTCGCCATCGCGCTGTTGCGCTGA